A stretch of the Streptomyces venezuelae genome encodes the following:
- a CDS encoding phosphocholine-specific phospholipase C yields the protein MTPISRRGFVGIGAGLVAGATLANAGTAEAGTLSAAAAAATGTITDVRHVVILMQENRSFDHYFGRLKGVRGFGDRAAGNIPGGWGTFQQPNWGGRQFPWKLSATPPAGGVDGETLAQCSGDLPHSWTSQHAAWNKGRMDNWVMGVGNTRTLGYLDRGDIPFHYALADHYTVCDAYFCSALSATGPNRTFLWSGKIDASSKDGGEESGLTWETYAEALERAGISWRVYQNAQDNYGDNGLAYFKKFTDAAPGTPWHDKGMSSVPRVTGSTPDDIAAAIRADVVAGTLPQVSWVVANEAFSEHPYAPPGDGAHFVDLVYRALAADPEVFDSTVLFLNYDENDGFFDHVPPPVAPPGTPGEYLDGVPVGLGFRVPMLVMSPWTRGGWVSSEVFDHTSVLRFMETWSTALGKPALCPNISAWRRKVSGDLTGVFDFTSPVYGVPAGLPSTAKVIGQGTCAPLPNPVPQNNALPAQEPGTRPARALPYQVNGNLDRLEFGSVGKITAWFSMTNQGSQAKRPAHFSIHPHQHRDTTAWQYTVDPGGTATDYFHIGLGHGSGKYDISMYGPNRFLRRFIGDATKPGKSLEVAARFAVEPGTGKPAVYFKMTNASGAPVTFTIRSNAYRSDGPWTYTVPANSSREDFFNAVAYSKGWYDFTILADSDGTWSRRYTGHIETGAPSITGS from the coding sequence GTGACACCGATCAGCCGCAGAGGGTTCGTGGGAATCGGAGCGGGTCTGGTGGCGGGGGCGACCCTCGCCAACGCCGGCACAGCCGAGGCCGGGACCCTGTCGGCGGCGGCAGCGGCTGCCACCGGCACGATCACCGACGTACGCCATGTGGTGATCCTGATGCAGGAGAACCGCAGCTTCGACCACTACTTCGGCCGGCTGAAGGGCGTACGCGGGTTCGGAGACCGGGCGGCCGGCAACATCCCGGGCGGCTGGGGCACCTTCCAGCAGCCGAACTGGGGCGGCCGGCAGTTCCCGTGGAAGCTGTCCGCCACCCCGCCGGCCGGCGGGGTGGACGGCGAGACCCTGGCCCAGTGCAGCGGCGACCTGCCGCACAGCTGGACCTCGCAGCACGCGGCCTGGAACAAGGGCCGGATGGACAACTGGGTGATGGGCGTGGGCAACACCCGCACCCTCGGCTACCTGGACCGCGGCGACATACCCTTCCACTACGCCCTCGCCGACCACTACACCGTCTGTGACGCGTACTTCTGCTCCGCGCTCAGCGCCACCGGCCCCAACCGCACCTTCCTGTGGAGCGGGAAGATCGACGCCTCCAGCAAGGACGGCGGGGAGGAATCCGGGCTGACCTGGGAGACGTACGCGGAGGCCCTGGAGCGGGCCGGCATCTCCTGGCGGGTCTACCAGAACGCCCAGGACAACTACGGGGACAACGGCCTGGCCTACTTCAAGAAGTTCACGGACGCGGCACCGGGCACCCCCTGGCACGACAAGGGCATGTCCTCCGTCCCCCGCGTCACCGGCTCCACCCCGGACGACATCGCGGCGGCGATCCGGGCGGACGTCGTGGCCGGCACCCTCCCCCAGGTGTCCTGGGTGGTCGCGAACGAGGCGTTCTCCGAGCACCCGTACGCCCCGCCCGGTGACGGCGCACACTTCGTCGACCTGGTCTACCGGGCCCTGGCCGCCGATCCCGAGGTGTTCGACTCCACCGTCCTGTTCCTCAACTACGACGAGAACGACGGCTTCTTCGACCATGTGCCGCCGCCGGTGGCCCCGCCCGGCACCCCCGGCGAGTACCTGGACGGCGTCCCGGTCGGCCTCGGCTTCCGGGTGCCGATGCTGGTGATGTCCCCGTGGACCCGCGGCGGCTGGGTCAGCTCCGAGGTCTTCGACCACACCTCGGTGCTCCGCTTCATGGAGACCTGGTCCACGGCCCTGGGCAAGCCCGCGCTCTGCCCCAACATCAGCGCCTGGCGGCGCAAGGTGTCGGGCGACCTCACCGGCGTCTTCGACTTCACGTCGCCCGTGTACGGCGTACCGGCCGGCCTGCCCTCCACGGCCAAGGTCATCGGCCAGGGCACCTGCGCCCCGCTCCCGAACCCGGTCCCGCAGAACAACGCCCTGCCCGCCCAGGAGCCCGGTACCCGGCCGGCCCGGGCGCTGCCCTACCAGGTCAACGGCAACCTGGACCGGCTGGAGTTCGGCTCGGTCGGAAAGATCACCGCCTGGTTCTCGATGACCAACCAGGGCAGCCAGGCGAAGCGCCCGGCGCACTTCTCCATCCACCCGCACCAGCACCGGGACACGACGGCCTGGCAGTACACGGTGGACCCCGGAGGCACCGCCACCGACTACTTCCACATCGGACTGGGCCACGGCTCGGGCAAGTACGACATCTCCATGTACGGCCCGAACCGCTTTCTGCGCCGGTTCATCGGGGACGCGACCAAGCCGGGCAAGTCCCTGGAGGTCGCGGCCCGCTTCGCGGTGGAGCCGGGCACCGGCAAGCCGGCGGTCTACTTCAAGATGACCAACGCCTCGGGCGCACCGGTCACCTTCACCATCCGCTCGAACGCCTACCGCTCGGACGGCCCCTGGACCTACACCGTCCCGGCGAACTCCTCCCGCGAGGACTTCTTCAACGCGGTGGCGTACAGCAAGGGCTGGTACGACTTCACGATCCTGGCCGACTCCGACGGCACCTGGTCGCGCCGCTACACGGGCCACATCGAAACGGGCGCGCCCAGCATCACCGGGTCCTAG
- a CDS encoding XRE family transcriptional regulator, with the protein MTSTECEQLAAELSRLRERTGLSLAALGERTPYSKSSWERYLNGKQPPPRQAVEALCAVAGEPPARLRALWELADAAWSGRGRPTPVAVPVSVPVPVSVPGSGAEPAAPRRRRAAVVAGVLSVVLLAAAAVTGVILLRGPGTEPQGSPAAEAEKPVRNPGCAAAGCAGKDPLRMGCGGAGMVTTVLTGSAPGGRQLELRHGELCQAVWVRAAGLKAGDRVEVSVPGSPASQELRVTDRDLGQYVATPMAPAAKGPAGARFCLTPGSPAEGGRVCFG; encoded by the coding sequence ATGACGTCCACGGAGTGTGAGCAGCTCGCCGCCGAACTGAGTCGGCTGCGTGAGCGGACGGGGCTGAGCCTCGCAGCCCTCGGCGAGCGCACCCCGTACAGCAAGTCCTCCTGGGAGCGGTACCTCAACGGCAAGCAGCCGCCGCCCCGGCAGGCGGTCGAGGCGCTGTGCGCCGTCGCGGGCGAGCCGCCCGCCCGCCTGCGCGCTCTCTGGGAGCTCGCCGATGCGGCCTGGAGCGGCAGGGGCCGGCCCACGCCCGTAGCCGTGCCCGTGTCCGTGCCCGTACCGGTGTCCGTGCCCGGGTCCGGGGCGGAACCGGCCGCCCCGCGCCGGCGTCGGGCCGCTGTGGTGGCCGGGGTGCTGTCCGTCGTCCTGCTGGCGGCTGCGGCCGTGACGGGGGTAATCCTGCTCCGGGGGCCGGGGACGGAGCCGCAGGGATCCCCGGCCGCGGAGGCGGAGAAGCCGGTACGCAATCCCGGCTGCGCGGCGGCGGGCTGTGCGGGCAAGGACCCGCTGCGCATGGGGTGCGGGGGTGCGGGCATGGTGACCACCGTCCTGACCGGCAGCGCTCCGGGCGGTCGCCAACTGGAGCTGCGCCACGGAGAGTTGTGTCAGGCGGTGTGGGTGCGGGCGGCGGGCCTCAAGGCCGGGGACCGCGTCGAGGTGTCCGTACCGGGCAGCCCGGCGTCCCAGGAGCTCCGGGTGACGGACCGGGACCTCGGCCAGTACGTGGCGACCCCGATGGCGCCGGCGGCGAAAGGGCCCGCCGGCGCCCGGTTCTGTCTGACGCCGGGCAGCCCGGCCGAGGGCGGCCGGGTCTGCTTCGGCTGA
- a CDS encoding helix-turn-helix domain-containing protein: MARWKELPAALDSREGRLIAELRRLKDHSGLSLAALAGKTGYSRSSWERYLNGKQPVPREAVRELAEVCGLEPTRLLVLHDVAAQVRRPGGTGAPRTEAPGTEAPRAERGEDSAPQRTVSLRGCIAGIVAAVVVAFTAGLLAGGVWGGDEAVADNGKAGYRRGVAYSCDIRRHGEELRAGHSTSRDILLDINSTGFDVVEVQCLLREHGFDPGSTDGLYGQPTKDAATRFQKARGLVADGIVGPKTWGELRR; encoded by the coding sequence GTGGCGCGTTGGAAGGAACTGCCCGCAGCACTGGACAGCCGTGAGGGGCGACTCATCGCGGAGCTGCGGCGGTTGAAGGATCACAGCGGCCTGAGCCTGGCCGCGCTCGCGGGGAAGACCGGCTACAGCCGTTCGTCGTGGGAGAGGTACCTCAACGGAAAGCAGCCCGTGCCGCGCGAAGCCGTCCGGGAACTGGCCGAGGTGTGCGGGCTGGAGCCGACGCGCCTGCTGGTGCTCCACGACGTGGCCGCACAGGTGCGGCGGCCGGGAGGTACGGGCGCTCCCCGTACCGAGGCGCCCGGTACCGAGGCTCCCCGCGCGGAACGGGGCGAGGACTCCGCCCCGCAGCGGACGGTCTCGCTCCGCGGATGCATCGCCGGAATCGTCGCCGCCGTGGTCGTGGCCTTCACCGCGGGGCTGCTGGCCGGGGGAGTGTGGGGCGGTGACGAGGCGGTGGCCGACAACGGCAAGGCCGGCTACCGGCGCGGGGTGGCCTACAGCTGCGACATCCGGCGGCACGGCGAAGAGCTGCGCGCGGGGCACAGCACGAGCCGCGACATCCTGCTCGACATCAACAGTACGGGTTTCGACGTGGTCGAGGTCCAGTGCCTGCTCCGCGAACACGGTTTCGACCCGGGTTCCACCGATGGGCTGTACGGCCAGCCCACGAAGGATGCCGCGACGCGGTTCCAGAAGGCGCGCGGACTGGTTGCGGACGGCATCGTCGGGCCGAAGACCTGGGGGGAGCTGCGCAGGTGA
- a CDS encoding peptidoglycan-binding domain-containing protein, translating into MNLRKQFTVAVATAVLGSGLAFAGSANAAAPSPTAAEQRVAHSCNYYGGTALTKSGQTGSAAVQRIKQVQCLINQNTSYPNWLAEDGQFGSATYNAVKSVQSHAGISVDGEVGTNTWAKLRAGVWW; encoded by the coding sequence ATGAACCTTCGCAAGCAGTTCACGGTGGCGGTCGCCACGGCCGTCCTCGGCAGCGGACTCGCGTTCGCCGGGTCCGCCAACGCCGCCGCCCCGTCGCCCACGGCGGCGGAGCAGCGTGTGGCACACAGCTGCAACTACTACGGCGGCACCGCACTCACGAAGTCGGGCCAGACGGGCTCGGCCGCCGTGCAGCGGATCAAGCAAGTGCAGTGCCTGATCAACCAGAACACGAGCTACCCAAACTGGCTGGCCGAGGACGGCCAGTTCGGCTCGGCCACCTACAACGCCGTGAAGTCCGTCCAGAGCCACGCCGGCATCTCCGTCGACGGTGAGGTCGGCACGAACACCTGGGCCAAGCTGCGCGCCGGCGTGTGGTGGTAG
- a CDS encoding GNAT family N-acetyltransferase, giving the protein MTDTRTRTRLAHTSELGERALKEIRSLLDAAFDGDFCDEDFEHGLGGMHALVHQDGELVAHGSLVQRRVVHRGQALRTGYVEAVAVRADCRRQGLGSAVMAGLEGVIARAYVLGALSASDEGAALYEQRGWTVWGGRIGTLAPEGPQRLAEEEGSTYLWVPEGAALPDTAGPLWFDWRNGDVL; this is encoded by the coding sequence ATGACCGATACACGGACACGGACACGGCTCGCGCACACCTCGGAACTGGGTGAGCGAGCACTGAAGGAGATCCGGTCCCTGCTCGATGCCGCCTTCGACGGCGACTTCTGCGACGAGGACTTCGAGCACGGGCTCGGCGGGATGCACGCCCTGGTGCACCAGGACGGGGAACTGGTCGCCCACGGCAGCCTGGTGCAGCGGCGGGTGGTCCACCGGGGTCAGGCCCTGCGCACCGGATACGTCGAGGCCGTGGCCGTACGGGCGGACTGCCGCCGGCAGGGACTGGGGAGCGCGGTCATGGCCGGGCTCGAAGGGGTGATCGCGCGGGCGTACGTGCTCGGCGCGCTGTCCGCCTCCGATGAAGGCGCCGCGCTGTACGAGCAGCGGGGCTGGACCGTGTGGGGCGGCCGGATCGGGACGCTGGCACCCGAGGGGCCCCAGCGGCTGGCCGAGGAAGAGGGGTCCACCTACCTGTGGGTGCCCGAGGGCGCCGCACTGCCCGACACCGCCGGCCCGCTGTGGTTCGACTGGCGGAACGGGGACGTGCTCTAG
- a CDS encoding nitroreductase family protein, translating to MSHTTQQWTPTHGEPYRPVPYRPARMPAGESLARAAELRKRMDERRTVRHFSADPVPEEVVRDAIACAATAPSGAHQQPWTFVLVKDPAIRERIRAAAEQEEEISYEGRLGDEWLEALRPLGTDAVKTHLTDAPALIVVFQQRYWLGPDGTKHKHYYVDESVGIAVGMLLSALHLSGLAALVHTPSPMRFLGHVLNRPENERAFAVIPVGYPAEDCQVPDLVRKSLDQVLVEV from the coding sequence ATGTCGCACACCACCCAGCAGTGGACGCCCACCCACGGCGAGCCCTACCGCCCCGTCCCCTACCGTCCCGCCCGGATGCCCGCAGGTGAATCCCTCGCCCGGGCCGCCGAGTTGCGGAAACGCATGGACGAGCGGCGTACCGTACGGCACTTCTCCGCCGACCCCGTGCCCGAGGAGGTGGTCCGGGACGCGATCGCCTGCGCGGCCACCGCCCCCTCCGGCGCTCATCAGCAACCGTGGACCTTCGTGCTGGTCAAGGACCCGGCGATCCGTGAGCGGATCCGGGCCGCGGCCGAGCAGGAGGAGGAGATCTCCTACGAGGGCCGGCTCGGCGACGAATGGCTGGAGGCGCTGCGCCCGCTGGGCACGGACGCGGTCAAGACGCACCTCACCGATGCGCCCGCGCTGATCGTGGTCTTCCAGCAGCGCTACTGGCTGGGCCCGGACGGCACCAAGCACAAGCACTACTACGTGGACGAGTCGGTCGGCATCGCGGTCGGCATGCTGCTGTCCGCCCTCCACCTGTCCGGCCTGGCCGCCCTGGTCCACACCCCGAGCCCGATGCGCTTCCTGGGTCACGTTCTGAACCGCCCGGAGAACGAGAGGGCCTTCGCCGTGATCCCGGTGGGCTACCCGGCGGAGGACTGCCAGGTGCCCGACCTGGTCCGGAAGTCCCTGGACCAGGTGCTGGTCGAGGTCTAG
- the pruA gene encoding L-glutamate gamma-semialdehyde dehydrogenase, with protein MDAVTQVPAPVNEPVHSYAPGSPERARLEIQLKQLAENPIDLPMTINGVKRMGAGERFDVVQPHDHKSVLGTYANATQDDAREAIDAALAAAPAWRATSFDDRAAIILRAAELLSGPWREKLAASTMLGQSKTAQQAEIDTPCELVDFWRFNVHFARQILAEQPIANSAGVWNRSDHRPLEGFVYAITPFNFTAIAGNLPTAPALMGNVVVWKPSPTQTHAAVLLMELLEEAGLPKGVINLVTGDGIAVSEVALEHPELAGIHFTGSTKTFQYLWKTVGNNIEKYKSYPRLVGETGGKDFVVAHPSADRAILKTALTRGSFEFQGQKCSASSRAYIPASIWNDGFKEQFAAEVDGITMGPVTDLSNFIGAVIDERSFAKNKAAIDRAKADPTCTIVAGGTYDDSEGYFVRPTVIECTDPENEVFTTEYFGPILAVHVYEDAEFDAMLAQMESVSAYALTGSVIAADRYAAADAMEKLRFAAGNFYINDKSTGAVVGQQPFGGGRASGTNDKAGAASNLLRWTSTRSIKETLVPPTEYGYPHMG; from the coding sequence ATGGACGCTGTGACCCAGGTCCCCGCGCCGGTCAACGAGCCGGTCCACTCGTACGCCCCCGGCAGCCCGGAGCGCGCCCGGCTGGAGATTCAGCTCAAGCAGCTGGCCGAGAACCCGATCGACCTCCCGATGACCATCAACGGCGTCAAGCGGATGGGTGCGGGCGAGCGCTTCGACGTCGTGCAGCCGCACGACCACAAGTCGGTCCTCGGCACCTACGCCAACGCCACCCAGGACGACGCCCGCGAGGCCATCGACGCAGCCCTCGCCGCCGCCCCGGCCTGGCGCGCCACCTCCTTCGACGACCGCGCCGCGATCATCCTGCGCGCCGCCGAGCTGCTGTCCGGCCCGTGGCGCGAGAAGCTGGCCGCGTCCACCATGCTGGGCCAGTCGAAGACCGCGCAGCAGGCCGAGATCGACACCCCGTGCGAGCTCGTCGACTTCTGGCGCTTCAACGTGCACTTCGCCCGGCAGATCCTGGCCGAGCAGCCGATCGCGAACTCGGCCGGCGTGTGGAACCGCAGCGACCACCGCCCGCTCGAGGGCTTCGTCTACGCGATCACCCCGTTCAACTTCACGGCCATCGCCGGCAACCTGCCGACCGCCCCGGCCCTGATGGGCAACGTGGTCGTGTGGAAGCCGTCCCCGACGCAGACCCACGCCGCGGTCCTGCTCATGGAGCTCCTCGAAGAGGCCGGCCTGCCCAAGGGCGTCATCAACCTGGTGACCGGCGACGGCATCGCGGTCTCCGAGGTCGCCCTGGAGCACCCGGAGCTGGCCGGCATCCACTTCACCGGTTCGACCAAGACCTTCCAGTACCTGTGGAAGACGGTCGGCAACAACATCGAGAAGTACAAGTCCTACCCGCGCCTGGTCGGCGAGACCGGCGGCAAGGACTTCGTCGTCGCGCACCCGTCCGCGGACCGCGCGATCCTGAAGACCGCCCTGACCCGTGGCTCCTTCGAGTTCCAGGGCCAGAAGTGCTCGGCGTCCTCCCGCGCCTACATCCCGGCGTCCATCTGGAACGACGGGTTCAAGGAGCAGTTCGCGGCCGAGGTCGACGGCATCACCATGGGCCCGGTCACCGACCTGTCGAACTTCATCGGCGCGGTCATCGACGAGCGCTCCTTCGCGAAGAACAAGGCCGCGATCGACCGCGCGAAGGCCGACCCGACCTGCACCATCGTCGCGGGCGGCACGTACGACGACTCGGAGGGCTACTTCGTCCGCCCGACCGTCATCGAGTGCACCGACCCGGAGAACGAGGTCTTCACGACCGAGTACTTCGGCCCGATCCTCGCCGTGCACGTCTACGAGGACGCCGAGTTCGACGCGATGCTGGCCCAGATGGAGTCGGTCTCCGCGTACGCCCTGACCGGCTCGGTCATCGCCGCCGACCGCTACGCGGCGGCGGACGCGATGGAGAAGCTCCGCTTCGCCGCGGGCAACTTCTACATCAACGACAAGTCCACCGGTGCCGTGGTCGGCCAGCAGCCGTTCGGCGGCGGCCGGGCCTCGGGCACCAACGACAAGGCGGGCGCCGCGTCGAACCTGCTCCGCTGGACCTCGACCCGCTCCATCAAGGAGACCCTGGTCCCGCCGACCGAGTACGGCTACCCCCACATGGGCTGA
- a CDS encoding proline dehydrogenase family protein: MLGPAILAASRSDKMRRIVSAAPVTKPVVNRFIPGETVDQVIPIVADLTEKGLEVTLDVVGEDITTVEQSYAARDAYLELIERLKDLGLGTRAEMSVKLSMFGQALPGGHELALANVRPVVEAAAAIGTTVTLDAEDHTTLDSMFAIHDELRKDFPQTGCVIQAYLFRTEADARRLADAGSRVRIVKGAYKEPAEVAYQDKAEIDKAYVRILKILMEGRGYPMIGSHDPRLIAITQELARKAGRKLDEYEFQMLYGIRSEEHLRLAAEGHRMRVYTAYGTDWYGYFMRRLAEKPANLLFFVRSMITKN; this comes from the coding sequence GTGCTGGGTCCCGCGATCCTCGCCGCCTCGCGCAGCGACAAGATGCGCCGAATCGTCTCTGCCGCCCCGGTGACCAAGCCCGTGGTGAACCGGTTCATCCCCGGTGAGACGGTCGACCAGGTCATCCCGATCGTCGCCGACCTCACGGAGAAGGGCCTCGAGGTCACCCTCGACGTGGTGGGCGAGGACATCACCACCGTGGAGCAGTCCTACGCCGCTCGCGACGCCTACCTGGAGCTCATCGAGCGCCTGAAGGACCTGGGCCTGGGCACCAGGGCCGAGATGTCGGTCAAGCTCTCCATGTTCGGCCAGGCGCTGCCCGGCGGCCACGAGCTGGCGCTGGCCAACGTCCGCCCGGTGGTCGAGGCCGCCGCCGCCATCGGCACCACCGTCACGCTGGACGCCGAGGACCACACCACCCTCGACTCGATGTTCGCCATCCACGACGAACTGCGGAAGGACTTCCCGCAGACCGGATGCGTCATCCAGGCCTACCTCTTCCGCACCGAGGCCGACGCCCGCCGGCTGGCCGACGCCGGCAGCCGGGTCCGGATCGTCAAGGGCGCCTACAAGGAGCCCGCGGAGGTCGCGTACCAGGACAAGGCCGAGATCGACAAGGCCTACGTCCGCATCCTGAAGATCTTGATGGAGGGCCGGGGATACCCGATGATCGGGTCCCACGACCCGCGCCTGATCGCCATCACCCAGGAGCTCGCCCGCAAGGCCGGGCGCAAACTGGATGAGTACGAATTCCAGATGCTCTACGGCATCCGCAGCGAGGAACACCTGCGGCTGGCCGCCGAAGGCCACCGCATGCGCGTCTACACCGCGTACGGCACGGACTGGTACGGATACTTCATGCGCCGCCTGGCGGAGAAGCCGGCCAACCTGCTCTTCTTCGTCCGCTCGATGATCACCAAGAACTAG
- a CDS encoding PucR family transcriptional regulator, producing MKGDYQDLVDEISALLDAPATLENRDFRLIAFGAHDSEDDLAMDPVRTRSILTRQSTAAVRSWFEGFGIARATGPVRIPAAPEAGVNRGRICLPVRFRGIVHGYVWLLDAEPGPDPEQLAAAMEVAERIGLLLAEEAKAGADLSREFRAALTAGRGRERELRVAALRAALGAGADGLHAVVCVAPWTGDAPASVQGAAAVCVAPLRAAGTDGGPGSGAGAGAEPGAVGGSGDGGAVPAQPALAVLVRLRSADLLAPAVTTAGRLLAGTGGPAAGPGAGPVTGPTTGAPTRTPAPAAGVGRPVRGLAELPEAWAQATAAARAALAQPKLGPVAEWDRIGPYRMLAALTADPAPDPAVKALLGPAHPELARTAEVFLDCAGQAGRAAAALGIHRQTLYYRLSRVEQLTGLDLDEGEDRLLLHMALKAARLPG from the coding sequence GTGAAGGGCGATTACCAGGACCTGGTGGACGAGATCTCGGCGCTGCTGGACGCCCCGGCGACGCTGGAGAACCGGGACTTCCGCCTGATCGCCTTCGGTGCCCACGACAGCGAGGACGACCTCGCGATGGACCCCGTCCGCACCCGGTCGATCCTCACCCGGCAGTCCACGGCGGCGGTGCGGTCCTGGTTCGAGGGCTTCGGCATCGCCCGGGCGACCGGGCCGGTCCGGATTCCGGCGGCGCCGGAGGCGGGGGTGAACCGGGGGCGGATCTGTCTGCCGGTGCGGTTCCGGGGAATCGTCCACGGGTACGTCTGGCTGCTCGACGCGGAGCCCGGGCCCGATCCGGAGCAGCTGGCTGCCGCGATGGAGGTGGCCGAGCGGATCGGGCTGCTGCTGGCCGAGGAGGCGAAGGCCGGGGCGGACCTGTCCCGGGAGTTCCGGGCGGCGCTGACCGCGGGGCGGGGCCGGGAGCGGGAGCTGAGGGTGGCCGCGCTGCGGGCCGCGCTGGGGGCGGGGGCGGACGGGCTGCACGCGGTGGTGTGCGTGGCGCCGTGGACCGGTGATGCCCCGGCGTCCGTGCAGGGCGCGGCGGCGGTGTGCGTGGCTCCGCTGCGGGCGGCCGGGACGGACGGCGGGCCCGGGTCCGGGGCCGGGGCCGGGGCGGAGCCAGGGGCCGTCGGCGGGTCCGGGGACGGCGGGGCGGTCCCGGCCCAGCCGGCGCTGGCCGTGCTGGTCCGGCTCCGCTCGGCGGACCTGCTGGCCCCGGCGGTGACCACGGCCGGCCGCCTGCTGGCGGGAACGGGCGGCCCGGCCGCCGGACCCGGCGCCGGCCCCGTCACCGGGCCCACGACCGGTGCGCCCACCCGTACGCCGGCCCCGGCGGCCGGGGTCGGACGGCCGGTCCGGGGACTCGCGGAGCTGCCGGAGGCATGGGCGCAGGCGACGGCGGCGGCCCGCGCCGCCCTCGCCCAGCCGAAGCTCGGCCCGGTGGCCGAGTGGGACCGCATCGGCCCGTACCGGATGCTGGCGGCGCTCACCGCCGATCCGGCGCCGGACCCTGCGGTCAAGGCCCTGCTCGGCCCCGCCCATCCCGAACTGGCCCGCACGGCCGAGGTGTTCCTGGACTGCGCCGGGCAGGCCGGCCGGGCAGCCGCAGCCCTGGGCATCCACCGCCAGACGCTCTACTACCGGCTCTCCCGGGTGGAGCAGCTGACCGGCCTGGACCTGGACGAGGGCGAGGACCGGCTACTGCTGCACATGGCCCTGAAGGCCGCCCGGCTGCCGGGCTGA
- a CDS encoding DUF6463 family protein gives MRSARWIPRLVTALAGLHFLVAVILYRSFDDLAREGFWDAATGNAQRESELWFFLAGFGLLALGTLSARIVRDTGRLPGELGWYLLAIGVPLMVLNPASGAPGLIVLGVYALVTTARQRSDAARRSDATQRTDSDRRPGSARQPGGLQGHVQQ, from the coding sequence ATGAGATCTGCTCGATGGATTCCCCGACTGGTGACCGCACTGGCCGGTCTGCACTTCCTGGTGGCGGTGATCCTCTACCGCAGCTTCGACGACCTGGCCCGCGAGGGCTTCTGGGACGCCGCGACCGGGAATGCGCAGCGCGAATCTGAACTGTGGTTCTTCCTGGCGGGTTTCGGGCTCCTGGCCCTGGGCACCCTGAGCGCGCGAATCGTCCGCGACACCGGCCGGCTGCCGGGCGAGCTGGGCTGGTACCTGCTTGCCATCGGGGTGCCGCTGATGGTGCTCAACCCGGCGTCCGGGGCGCCCGGACTGATTGTGCTGGGGGTGTACGCCCTGGTCACGACGGCCCGGCAGCGGTCCGACGCAGCCCGGCGGTCCGATGCAACCCAGCGGACCGACTCAGACCGGCGGCCCGGTTCAGCCCGGCAGCCGGGCGGCCTTCAGGGCCATGTGCAGCAGTAG
- a CDS encoding TetR/AcrR family transcriptional regulator, whose product MARKQLTPQDWSVAALRAMARGGVAAVSVNALAGELGATRGSFYWHFKDRDALLTAALEMWEQEDTDGLIRELGGITDPRQRLAALFAAALGTEDISGLEPAIVAHADHPAVAPVLRRVTGRRIGYLTELYADLGLDATAARQQAVVAYAAYLGWVELRRSAGDLVPEVADGGPAAEAALDHLIAQLATGHGGPAGSAAGGQRGPAPE is encoded by the coding sequence ATGGCGAGGAAACAACTCACCCCCCAGGACTGGTCGGTTGCGGCGCTGCGCGCGATGGCCCGCGGCGGTGTCGCCGCGGTGTCGGTCAATGCGCTGGCCGGAGAGCTGGGGGCGACCCGCGGCAGCTTCTACTGGCATTTCAAGGACCGGGACGCCCTGCTGACGGCCGCACTGGAGATGTGGGAGCAGGAGGACACGGACGGCCTGATCCGGGAACTCGGCGGCATCACCGATCCCCGGCAGCGGCTGGCCGCCCTGTTCGCCGCCGCCCTCGGCACGGAGGACATCAGCGGCCTGGAGCCCGCGATCGTCGCCCACGCCGACCATCCGGCCGTCGCGCCGGTCCTGCGCCGGGTCACCGGGCGCCGGATCGGCTACCTCACCGAGCTCTACGCGGACCTGGGCCTGGACGCCACCGCCGCCCGGCAGCAGGCGGTGGTCGCCTACGCCGCCTACCTCGGCTGGGTGGAACTGCGCCGGTCGGCCGGCGACCTCGTGCCCGAGGTCGCCGACGGCGGCCCGGCGGCCGAGGCCGCACTGGACCACCTCATCGCCCAACTGGCCACAGGCCACGGCGGCCCGGCGGGCAGCGCGGCGGGCGGTCAGCGCGGGCCGGCGCCGGAGTAG